The following are encoded in a window of Providencia rettgeri genomic DNA:
- the glnE gene encoding bifunctional [glutamate--ammonia ligase]-adenylyl-L-tyrosine phosphorylase/[glutamate--ammonia-ligase] adenylyltransferase, with translation MHPLPDLLQAQKERVLNQLAGQAPDLLPLSEDEVQVLSFSDFALKQVLAHSQFLLDIRVNPPKADEWQHYATWLAERISPVSSEDDLMRVLRIFRHQILVRCTWMQVLAVCSQQDTIYQLSVLAETLIVAARDWLYREYSQQWGTPCNYEGKPQPLLVLGMGKLGGRELNFSSDIDLIFAYPENGATQGGRKELDNAQFFTRLGQKLIRMLDQVTVHGFVYRVDMRLRPFGDSGPLVFSFSALEDYYQEQGRDWERYAMVKARIMGPDSLHYAESLRKLLRPFVYRRYIDFSVIQSLRNMKNMIEREVRRRGLVDNIKLGAGGIREIEFISQVFQLIRGGREPVLQSQSLLTTFQGIRELALLPNEQVDILQDSYIFLRRVENLLQSIDDQQTQTLPDDALNRARLAWGMNFTDWADFYPVLSQKMAAVHQIFTEQIGQDDDSEDADAFDEIYITLWQSDLSKEELAVYLPSKNEEIAQRIIHGILMFRHDLNKRTIGPRGRDVLDELMPKLLAKIGERDDAGQVLDRITPLLLSIVSRTTYLELMLEFDDVLTHVIRLCAASPMIAEQLSRHPLLLDELLDPQSLYQPLPLTAYRDELRQYLLRVPEEDEEQQLEALRQFKQAQLLRIAAEDISGVLPVMKVSDHLTYLAEAIIDAVVHQAWQKMVKRYGEPTHLAQSDSKQYGFAVIGYGKLGGWELGYSSDLDLVFLFDCPLNVVTNGERSIDARQFYLRVAQRIIHIFSTRTASGVLYEVDARLRPSGESGMLVSTIQSFDDYQKNDAWTWEHQALIRARMVFGGAELQQQFTRIRHETLCLPREAHTLQQQVRDMRVKMHQHLGSHQANEFDLKADPGGITDIEFIAQYLVLRFASQNEALTRWSDNVRIFELMAQYDFMSEEEANVLTQAYVTMRNELHHLALQSLPSRVDINQFAMQREQVLASWQKWLGK, from the coding sequence ATGCATCCACTGCCCGATTTACTGCAAGCCCAAAAAGAACGTGTTTTAAATCAGTTAGCTGGGCAAGCACCAGATTTATTGCCATTGAGTGAAGATGAAGTTCAAGTGCTCTCTTTTAGTGATTTTGCCCTTAAACAGGTTCTGGCACATTCGCAATTTCTATTAGATATCCGTGTCAACCCTCCTAAGGCTGATGAGTGGCAACACTATGCAACTTGGCTAGCGGAAAGGATTTCACCTGTTTCCAGCGAAGATGATTTAATGCGGGTGCTTCGTATTTTTCGCCATCAAATATTGGTGCGCTGTACGTGGATGCAAGTTTTGGCGGTCTGTTCGCAACAAGACACTATTTACCAGTTGAGTGTGTTAGCGGAAACCTTAATTGTGGCGGCAAGGGATTGGCTGTATCGGGAATATAGCCAGCAGTGGGGAACTCCTTGTAATTATGAAGGAAAGCCACAGCCATTATTGGTGCTAGGAATGGGGAAACTTGGGGGGCGAGAGCTGAATTTCTCCTCAGATATTGACCTCATTTTTGCTTATCCTGAAAACGGGGCGACGCAAGGTGGTCGCAAAGAACTGGATAACGCCCAATTTTTTACCCGTTTAGGGCAAAAGCTTATTCGTATGCTCGATCAGGTCACTGTTCACGGTTTTGTTTACCGTGTCGATATGCGTTTGCGTCCTTTTGGCGATAGTGGTCCACTGGTCTTCAGCTTTTCGGCGCTAGAAGATTATTACCAAGAGCAAGGGCGCGATTGGGAACGCTATGCAATGGTTAAAGCACGGATTATGGGGCCTGATAGCCTACATTACGCAGAAAGCTTACGGAAATTGCTGCGTCCATTTGTCTATCGCCGCTATATTGATTTCAGTGTGATCCAATCGCTGCGCAATATGAAAAATATGATAGAGCGTGAGGTTCGCCGTCGTGGTCTGGTCGATAATATCAAACTGGGTGCCGGGGGGATCCGTGAAATCGAGTTTATTTCCCAAGTTTTTCAACTGATCCGTGGTGGGCGCGAGCCGGTTTTACAATCACAATCCTTGTTGACTACGTTTCAAGGGATCCGCGAATTAGCGTTATTGCCAAATGAACAGGTCGATATCTTGCAAGATAGCTATATTTTCTTACGCAGAGTGGAAAATTTACTGCAAAGCATTGATGATCAACAAACTCAAACGTTACCGGATGATGCACTTAACCGAGCGCGCTTAGCTTGGGGAATGAATTTTACAGATTGGGCGGATTTTTACCCCGTTCTAAGCCAAAAAATGGCGGCGGTTCACCAAATCTTTACCGAGCAAATCGGACAGGATGATGATAGTGAAGATGCTGATGCTTTTGATGAAATTTACATCACATTGTGGCAAAGCGATCTGTCCAAAGAAGAACTTGCCGTTTATTTACCCTCAAAAAACGAAGAGATTGCGCAGCGGATCATTCATGGCATTTTAATGTTCCGTCATGACTTAAATAAACGGACGATTGGGCCGCGAGGGCGCGATGTTCTTGATGAATTAATGCCTAAATTACTGGCAAAAATTGGTGAGCGTGACGATGCAGGGCAAGTGCTTGATCGTATAACACCCCTATTGCTTAGCATTGTCAGTAGAACCACCTACCTTGAGTTAATGCTTGAATTTGATGATGTGCTCACCCACGTTATACGCTTGTGCGCAGCTTCACCCATGATTGCTGAGCAGTTATCTCGCCACCCTTTACTTCTCGATGAACTTCTTGACCCGCAATCTCTCTATCAACCACTTCCATTAACGGCTTACCGCGACGAATTGCGCCAATATTTGCTGCGTGTGCCTGAAGAGGATGAAGAACAACAACTGGAAGCGTTACGCCAATTTAAACAAGCACAATTATTACGCATTGCGGCGGAAGATATTTCTGGTGTGTTGCCAGTAATGAAAGTTAGCGACCACTTAACCTATCTTGCAGAAGCAATTATTGATGCGGTTGTTCATCAAGCATGGCAAAAAATGGTGAAACGCTACGGTGAACCTACCCACTTAGCGCAAAGCGATAGCAAACAATATGGTTTTGCCGTGATAGGCTACGGTAAGTTAGGGGGATGGGAGTTAGGCTATAGCTCTGATTTAGATTTGGTTTTTCTGTTTGATTGCCCATTAAATGTGGTCACCAATGGTGAGCGTTCAATTGATGCAAGGCAGTTTTATTTGCGTGTTGCGCAGCGCATTATTCACATATTTAGTACCCGTACAGCATCAGGGGTTTTGTACGAAGTGGATGCGCGTTTAAGGCCATCAGGGGAATCAGGGATGTTAGTCAGTACGATCCAATCCTTTGATGACTACCAAAAAAACGATGCTTGGACATGGGAGCACCAAGCGCTTATTCGTGCGCGGATGGTGTTTGGTGGTGCTGAATTACAGCAGCAATTTACCCGAATTCGCCATGAAACACTCTGTTTGCCGAGAGAGGCGCATACATTGCAACAGCAAGTGCGGGATATGCGAGTGAAAATGCACCAGCATTTAGGTAGCCATCAAGCCAATGAGTTCGATTTAAAGGCGGATCCTGGAGGGATCACTGATATTGAGTTTATTGCACAATATTTGGTATTGCGTTTTGCCTCACAAAACGAGGCGTTAACGCGTTGGTCAGACAATGTGCGTATTTTTGAGCTCATGGCTCAGTATGATTTTATGTCTGAAGAAGAAGCTAACGTATTAACCCAAGCTTATGTCACCATGCGCAATGAATTGCATCATCTTGCTTTGCAGTCATTACCGAGCCGTGTGGATATCAACCAGTTTGCTATGCAACGAGAGCAAGTGTTAGCCAGTTGGCAAAAATGGTTAGGCAAATAA
- a CDS encoding inorganic triphosphatase: protein MSHVEVELKLAAKSDAIEAVRQSISTLPHQYSAPTKLTNIYFDTPQKQLRQWDMGLRIRGCDGHYEMTMKTAGQAISGLHQRPEYNVDIDSPELNLAAFPAEIWPEGTDIAALQSDLSVLFSTNFTREKWLVAFEDSEIEVVLDQGEISAGAKDLPIQEFELELKKGFIADVLNLAKKFADIDGLSLSSLSKAARGYSLLSPANSLLTRPDTLFDYEQQPIEKSLTHMQLLCQQHEIYWLAGEKDARQGFVEFLRFVQAFLVHYQNSAPHFIHDTPLDQLRLDIANEAISADEFCYSSQWLKCKLAFIQWLSALTYQEDH from the coding sequence ATGAGCCACGTCGAGGTTGAACTCAAATTAGCCGCTAAAAGTGATGCCATAGAGGCTGTTCGTCAGAGTATATCGACATTGCCCCACCAGTATAGTGCGCCAACGAAGTTAACCAATATTTATTTTGACACGCCACAAAAGCAACTACGTCAATGGGACATGGGGCTGCGCATTCGTGGTTGCGATGGGCACTATGAAATGACGATGAAAACGGCGGGTCAGGCAATTAGTGGTTTGCATCAGCGTCCGGAATACAATGTGGATATTGACTCTCCAGAGCTTAACCTCGCGGCGTTTCCTGCGGAAATCTGGCCTGAAGGTACAGATATTGCTGCATTACAATCAGATCTCAGTGTGCTGTTTAGCACTAATTTTACCCGTGAAAAATGGTTAGTGGCTTTTGAAGATAGTGAGATTGAAGTGGTACTTGATCAAGGTGAAATATCCGCAGGAGCAAAGGATTTGCCGATCCAAGAGTTTGAATTAGAACTCAAAAAAGGCTTTATTGCTGATGTGCTTAACTTAGCGAAAAAATTTGCAGATATTGATGGGCTGTCTCTCTCATCCCTCAGTAAAGCAGCTCGAGGATATTCACTGCTTTCACCCGCTAACTCGCTATTGACCCGCCCTGATACACTGTTTGATTATGAGCAGCAGCCAATTGAAAAATCACTGACGCATATGCAACTCTTGTGTCAGCAACATGAAATATATTGGCTGGCTGGGGAAAAGGACGCTCGCCAAGGCTTTGTGGAATTTCTGCGTTTTGTTCAAGCATTTTTAGTGCATTATCAAAACTCAGCACCACATTTTATTCATGACACGCCATTAGACCAATTACGTTTAGATATTGCTAATGAAGCGATTAGTGCGGATGAGTTTTGTTATAGCAGCCAATGGCTAAAATGTAAGCTGGCCTTTATTCAGTGGTTAAGTGCGTTAACTTACCAAGAAGACCACTAG
- a CDS encoding TIGR04211 family SH3 domain-containing protein: protein MRKIPLLLISIMGLGLSLNTQAAEKRYVSDDLSTYVHSGPSIKYRIVGTLNAGEEVELISTDNKFAQVRDDKGRTVWLPVDQISDKPSMKTRIPELEAENQKLRQQLDNIDSTWNTRTADMQQKVADNDNIVRQLKAENEKLKNELIKSGKKLEIAEVNLDDRRRELILQWFMYGGGVAGAGLILGLILPHLIPRRKKRNDGWM from the coding sequence ATGCGAAAAATTCCATTATTATTAATTTCAATCATGGGGCTGGGCCTTTCCTTAAACACACAAGCAGCAGAAAAACGTTATGTTTCAGATGATTTATCGACATATGTCCATAGCGGTCCTAGCATAAAATATCGTATCGTAGGCACTCTCAACGCAGGGGAGGAAGTTGAACTGATTTCGACTGACAATAAATTCGCCCAAGTGCGTGATGACAAAGGTAGAACGGTTTGGCTCCCCGTTGATCAAATCAGCGATAAGCCAAGCATGAAAACACGCATTCCAGAACTGGAAGCAGAAAACCAAAAACTCCGCCAACAGTTAGATAATATCGACAGCACATGGAACACGCGAACCGCTGATATGCAGCAGAAAGTCGCTGATAACGACAATATCGTTCGTCAGCTGAAAGCGGAAAATGAAAAATTAAAAAATGAATTAATCAAGTCTGGCAAAAAGCTCGAAATTGCAGAAGTAAACCTTGACGACCGTCGTCGTGAATTGATTTTACAATGGTTTATGTACGGTGGTGGCGTTGCTGGAGCAGGCTTAATTCTCGGTTTAATTTTACCGCACCTTATTCCTCGTCGTAAAAAACGTAACGATGGTTGGATGTAA
- a CDS encoding multifunctional CCA addition/repair protein yields the protein MKVYLVGGAVRDQLLGLPISDRDFVVVGATPEAMLAEGFQQVGKDFPVFLHPKTHEEYALARTERKIGAGYTGFSCYSAPDVTIEDDLLRRDLTINAIAQSDSGEIVDPFNGVDDLEKRVLRHVSDAFTEDPLRVLRVARFAARYFALGFTIAPETLKLMQSMATTGELSHLTAERVWVETEKALKSNAPHIYFDVLRQCGALAVLFPEIDNLFGIPAPEKWHPEIDTGIHTLMVMKVIATLSDDVNIRFAALCHDLGKALTPRDIWPSHPQHGEAGIALIEQLCARLRVPTDARDLARLAARYHDKIHIINRLSAHDLVAIFDGLDSWRKPERIVQLSLISEADARGRLGLEQQAYPQGEFLREAFTIAQEVKVKPIVEQGFKGPEIRQELTRQRIAHIANWQQQQQILKMNL from the coding sequence ATGAAAGTATACCTCGTCGGTGGTGCTGTCCGTGATCAACTTCTTGGACTCCCTATCTCTGATAGGGATTTTGTGGTGGTTGGTGCAACACCTGAAGCCATGCTTGCAGAAGGTTTTCAACAGGTTGGGAAAGATTTTCCCGTTTTTTTGCACCCGAAAACCCATGAAGAATATGCTTTAGCCCGAACTGAACGGAAAATTGGGGCTGGCTATACTGGTTTTAGTTGCTACAGTGCACCAGATGTCACTATCGAAGATGACTTATTGCGTCGGGATCTCACCATTAATGCCATCGCACAAAGTGATTCAGGGGAAATTGTCGACCCGTTCAACGGGGTAGATGACCTCGAAAAACGGGTTTTGCGCCATGTTTCTGATGCGTTCACTGAAGATCCTTTACGCGTTTTACGGGTCGCACGTTTTGCCGCCCGCTATTTCGCACTCGGTTTCACTATCGCCCCTGAAACTCTAAAGCTAATGCAGTCGATGGCGACGACGGGGGAGTTGTCGCACTTAACGGCAGAGCGCGTTTGGGTTGAAACCGAAAAAGCCCTCAAATCGAATGCGCCACACATTTATTTCGATGTTTTGCGACAATGTGGTGCACTTGCGGTGTTATTTCCTGAAATTGATAATTTATTTGGTATTCCAGCCCCTGAAAAATGGCACCCCGAAATCGATACAGGGATCCATACTTTAATGGTAATGAAAGTCATTGCCACCTTGTCTGATGATGTAAACATTCGCTTTGCAGCCCTTTGCCATGATCTCGGAAAAGCCCTTACACCTCGTGATATTTGGCCAAGTCACCCTCAACATGGGGAAGCGGGCATTGCGCTCATTGAACAGCTTTGTGCTCGCCTTAGAGTACCAACCGATGCGCGAGATTTAGCCCGCTTAGCCGCGCGATATCACGATAAGATCCACATTATCAACAGATTATCAGCACATGATTTAGTGGCTATTTTTGATGGTTTAGATAGCTGGCGCAAGCCCGAGCGTATTGTACAACTCAGTTTGATCAGCGAAGCGGATGCTAGAGGACGACTAGGCCTCGAACAGCAAGCCTATCCTCAAGGAGAATTCCTCCGCGAAGCATTTACTATTGCACAAGAGGTAAAGGTAAAACCGATTGTTGAGCAAGGGTTTAAAGGACCTGAAATTCGCCAAGAACTGACGCGCCAACGCATTGCGCACATTGCCAATTGGCAGCAACAACAGCAAATTCTTAAGATGAACCTATAA
- the folB gene encoding bifunctional dihydroneopterin aldolase/7,8-dihydroneopterin epimerase, whose protein sequence is MDIVFIEQLSVITTIGVYDWEQTIEQKLVLDIEMGWDNKRASLSDNVEHCLDYAQVSQTLITHLETNKFGLVERVAEEVAQLLMTKFNSPWVRIKVAKPGAVARAHQVGVVIERGTKTA, encoded by the coding sequence ATGGATATCGTATTTATTGAACAATTATCAGTCATCACCACGATTGGTGTATATGACTGGGAACAAACTATTGAGCAGAAATTAGTGCTCGATATCGAAATGGGATGGGATAACAAACGCGCGTCTTTGAGCGATAATGTAGAACACTGTTTAGATTATGCGCAAGTCAGCCAAACCCTTATAACCCATTTAGAAACCAATAAATTTGGTTTAGTTGAGCGCGTGGCTGAAGAAGTCGCTCAACTTTTAATGACAAAATTCAATAGCCCATGGGTGCGTATTAAAGTCGCTAAGCCTGGCGCAGTCGCGCGAGCTCATCAAGTCGGTGTTGTGATCGAAAGAGGCACAAAAACCGCGTAA
- the plsY gene encoding glycerol-3-phosphate 1-O-acyltransferase PlsY — protein MSATALGMIIFAYLCGSVSSAILICRIARLPDPRQHGSGNPGATNVLRVGGKAAAAAVLICDVLKGMIPVWLAYYLNVPPFYLGFVAIAACLGHIYPVFFHFKGGKGVATAFGSIAAIGWDLSGLVAGTWLLTVLLSGYSSLGAIVSALLAPFYVWWFKPEFTFPVAMLSCLVLVRHHGNIQRLWRGQESRIWQKLKNKKQKTNKEIAQEAKEQELDD, from the coding sequence ATGAGTGCAACCGCGCTTGGCATGATAATCTTCGCTTACCTTTGTGGATCAGTTTCCAGTGCGATACTGATCTGCCGTATAGCGAGACTACCCGATCCCCGTCAACACGGCTCTGGTAATCCCGGTGCAACTAACGTCTTACGTGTCGGAGGTAAAGCTGCCGCTGCCGCCGTTCTCATTTGCGACGTTTTAAAGGGGATGATCCCTGTTTGGCTGGCTTACTATCTCAATGTGCCACCATTCTATCTTGGCTTTGTCGCAATTGCAGCCTGCCTTGGGCATATTTATCCTGTTTTCTTTCACTTTAAAGGCGGAAAAGGGGTAGCAACTGCATTTGGTTCTATTGCGGCTATTGGTTGGGATCTCTCGGGATTGGTTGCAGGAACTTGGTTACTCACTGTCCTACTTAGTGGTTATTCGTCGTTAGGGGCGATTGTGAGTGCATTATTAGCACCATTTTATGTCTGGTGGTTTAAACCTGAGTTTACCTTCCCTGTCGCCATGCTGTCTTGCTTAGTATTAGTTCGCCATCACGGCAATATTCAACGCCTATGGCGCGGGCAAGAAAGCCGCATCTGGCAAAAATTGAAAAATAAAAAGCAAAAAACCAATAAAGAAATCGCCCAAGAAGCCAAAGAGCAAGAACTAGACGACTAG
- a CDS encoding methyl-accepting chemotaxis protein — translation MSRTPYITQNEHILDEDITLMTTSDLQGNIVHANDFFVQVSGYELDELLTRPHNIIRHPDMPKQAFADMWATLKKGEPWTGIVKNRRKNGDHYWVRANIIPMERKGVITGYMSIRTRATRQEIAAVEPLYAAMNENRSKQKIFKGIVLSKKWPFHLSTLSTRWRIRLITSLLFIFWMVMASLTGLQTLPLLIMCLCTFITLLLGNVVLERILATPLENIMAQALSIARGNRHSVNHLNRTDEIGQLLRSVGQLGLVCRWLIKDVSEQVDNVRKGSLSLVADCNELDTHTLRTVGYMQQTVATMNQMAVSVKMNADNTIQVDQLSNATSETAVSGGAMMEAVVGTMDEIVHSTSKINSITDVIKDIAFQTNILALNAAVEAARAGEQGKGFAVVANEVRSLASRSASAVNDIRELINDCEKKVNSGKNQVHTAGDTMKNIVDQVQNVTQLITHISQATSEQAAGISDITQAVSELETITQQSTLLVEQSTETSNMVKDRAMRLEDAVLILH, via the coding sequence ATGAGCAGAACTCCTTATATCACTCAAAATGAACATATCTTAGACGAAGATATCACACTAATGACCACAAGCGACCTACAAGGAAACATTGTTCATGCTAATGATTTCTTTGTACAAGTGAGTGGTTATGAATTAGATGAATTATTAACACGTCCACATAATATTATTCGTCATCCTGATATGCCCAAACAAGCATTCGCTGATATGTGGGCAACCCTGAAAAAAGGAGAGCCGTGGACAGGAATTGTCAAAAATAGACGTAAAAATGGCGACCATTATTGGGTTAGAGCCAATATTATCCCCATGGAGCGCAAAGGTGTTATTACGGGCTATATGTCGATTAGGACTCGTGCTACTCGCCAAGAAATCGCCGCTGTCGAACCCCTATATGCCGCTATGAATGAAAATAGGAGCAAACAAAAAATATTCAAAGGGATTGTGCTTTCCAAAAAATGGCCTTTTCATCTATCAACCCTCTCAACACGTTGGCGAATTCGTCTTATCACAAGCCTGCTATTTATCTTCTGGATGGTGATGGCAAGTTTGACTGGATTACAAACCCTTCCTTTACTTATCATGTGCTTATGTACATTTATCACACTGTTGCTAGGGAACGTTGTCCTTGAACGAATTTTGGCAACACCTCTTGAAAACATTATGGCTCAAGCACTTAGTATCGCCCGTGGTAATCGCCATAGTGTCAATCACCTGAATCGTACTGACGAAATTGGCCAGCTATTGCGTTCCGTCGGACAACTCGGCTTAGTTTGTCGTTGGTTGATAAAAGATGTGTCAGAACAAGTAGATAACGTCCGTAAAGGTAGTTTGTCGTTGGTCGCTGATTGCAACGAACTGGATACACACACATTGCGCACTGTAGGGTATATGCAACAAACCGTAGCGACAATGAATCAAATGGCTGTTTCGGTGAAAATGAACGCCGACAACACCATTCAAGTTGACCAACTCTCGAATGCAACCAGTGAAACCGCAGTGAGTGGTGGTGCGATGATGGAGGCGGTCGTCGGCACCATGGATGAAATTGTTCACAGTACCAGTAAGATCAATTCAATCACCGATGTTATTAAAGATATTGCTTTTCAAACCAATATATTAGCATTAAATGCCGCAGTAGAAGCCGCCCGAGCAGGGGAGCAAGGTAAAGGATTTGCGGTGGTGGCGAATGAGGTTCGCAGTCTAGCAAGCCGAAGTGCCAGTGCCGTCAATGATATTCGTGAACTGATTAATGATTGCGAAAAAAAGGTAAATTCAGGGAAAAATCAGGTACATACTGCGGGGGACACAATGAAAAATATCGTCGACCAAGTGCAAAATGTCACCCAACTAATAACCCATATCAGCCAAGCAACCTCCGAACAAGCTGCGGGTATCTCTGATATCACTCAAGCGGTAAGTGAATTAGAAACCATCACACAACAAAGCACACTGTTAGTTGAACAGAGTACAGAAACATCCAATATGGTGAAAGACCGGGCTATGCGACTGGAAGATGCCGTGCTTATTTTACATTGA
- the tsaD gene encoding tRNA (adenosine(37)-N6)-threonylcarbamoyltransferase complex transferase subunit TsaD, which yields MRVLGIETSCDETGIAIYDDELGLLANQLYSQIKVHADYGGVVPELASRDHIRKTVPLIQAALKEANLTSEDIDAVAYTAGPGLVGALMVGATVGRSLAFAWNVPAVAVHHMEGHLLAPMLEEKSPEFPFVALLVSGGHTQLISVTGIGEYQLLGESIDDAAGEAFDKTAKLLGLDYPGGPVLSRMAQQGTPGRFVFPRPMTDRPGLDFSFSGLKTFAANTIRENANDEQTRADIARAFEDAVVDTLAIKCKRALEQTGFKRLVMAGGVSANRALRAKMDEVLKQRGGDVFYARPEFCTDNGAMIALAGLIRLKGGTTTGLGVTVRPRWPLAELPPLKK from the coding sequence ATGCGTGTTTTAGGTATCGAAACTTCTTGCGATGAAACGGGTATCGCAATTTATGACGACGAGCTTGGCTTGTTAGCTAATCAATTATATAGCCAAATTAAAGTCCATGCTGATTACGGCGGTGTGGTGCCTGAATTGGCGTCTCGTGACCATATTCGTAAAACGGTGCCATTGATTCAAGCGGCACTAAAAGAAGCGAATTTAACCAGTGAAGATATTGATGCGGTCGCTTATACCGCGGGCCCTGGCCTAGTGGGTGCATTGATGGTTGGTGCAACCGTTGGGCGTTCGTTGGCATTCGCTTGGAATGTGCCCGCGGTGGCAGTTCATCACATGGAAGGGCATTTATTGGCGCCTATGTTGGAAGAAAAAAGTCCCGAATTTCCATTCGTTGCATTGCTGGTTTCTGGTGGTCATACGCAATTGATCAGTGTGACAGGGATTGGCGAATACCAATTATTAGGGGAATCCATTGATGATGCCGCAGGGGAAGCGTTTGACAAAACAGCAAAATTGTTAGGATTGGACTACCCCGGTGGCCCAGTTTTATCTCGCATGGCGCAACAGGGCACCCCAGGGCGTTTTGTTTTTCCAAGACCAATGACAGATAGACCGGGTTTAGATTTCAGTTTTTCAGGGCTAAAAACCTTTGCTGCGAATACTATTCGTGAAAATGCAAATGATGAACAAACTCGTGCTGATATTGCCCGTGCGTTTGAAGATGCTGTTGTTGATACATTGGCGATCAAATGTAAACGTGCACTTGAGCAAACCGGCTTTAAACGCCTTGTTATGGCAGGCGGCGTGAGTGCTAACCGCGCTCTTCGCGCCAAAATGGATGAGGTACTGAAGCAGCGGGGCGGAGACGTGTTTTACGCACGACCTGAATTTTGCACGGATAATGGCGCGATGATTGCCCTTGCCGGGCTCATTCGCTTGAAAGGTGGTACAACCACGGGTTTAGGTGTGACAGTGCGCCCACGTTGGCCATTAGCAGAGTTACCGCCATTAAAAAAATAG
- the rpsU gene encoding 30S ribosomal protein S21: protein MPVIKVRENEPFDVALRRFKRSCEKAGVLAEVRRREFYEKPTTERKRAKASAVKRHAKKLARENARRTRLY, encoded by the coding sequence ATGCCGGTAATTAAAGTACGTGAAAACGAGCCATTCGACGTTGCACTGCGTCGTTTCAAACGTTCCTGTGAAAAAGCGGGTGTTTTAGCTGAAGTTCGTCGTCGTGAGTTCTATGAAAAACCAACGACTGAACGTAAACGCGCTAAAGCATCAGCAGTTAAGCGTCACGCTAAGAAACTGGCTCGCGAAAACGCACGCCGTACTCGTCTGTACTAA